The following are encoded together in the Vanrija pseudolonga chromosome 7, complete sequence genome:
- the YNL144C gene encoding putative protein: MPSLFSTRRSESPAPGSRITRERRASRRESSTSVDTVDFQSRLRNLIGEGGSKNLFRKRSSDLLRASSPSANSMRSMSRGSTRTAVFSETDMEASDAETDEAVATSPGAGPTTTTRIKIPLSQDPEEAMAAAFVMGPASLAPFLETEAPARASTDETAKEKTEEPAPAVRPAYAASIISQDGRRPSTATTASFVSTSEGLPRHPSKASLVLQSPPMPLPIANLPMLTPISTQPPEWGTLAREGGPKSPALSRANSRSSLHGVFPFFTPMTSSPTTATSRPTPSRELTDKEIRKATRAMPVMMRMPTSRGDDDDEDDGGDAEEDDEDDADTSSQDSPPLPAQEDDHISFTAKGKAPAAGTMTPVAEETPGSSTPSSIADRRHTQPMTVDEIRAAAASSNLVLGSTSAKSVWNLATPRPDYSASAGEWATFAESPLKTATISSSEAVGAANARIPGYFDSFVASSSRTPTESAVEATPRASDLQRPVATPRKRSGGGQVRPARSDPALRSSPVEEEEDSEASSDVTSDDEASGSASGSSTAAHSPSATPTTPETTTAAARPSFYTRPSQSMVNLSHRQPASERPESTVSHDEEASGISVTSSPPESVIYTPPTPNAPLRGQSAPPPLKRRSSLEDVPPPKYQPLAFYDGPVPKPREEEGRERLPPYWCGVHIEGTLARKMEFNAPGVQAKDRSWKKHYFVLHGTALYVYKFDPTKVPLRAGEVYLTASTDEVESNLHVHLPPDRVLQERRASMSTTSPTTATSPGRTASPGGRRGTSTSIDSTLARGVALQARRLTNGSQTRPSTESDGPDAKDIHLFTHKNRRQSSGAESVASSTASAPIAAHLPFAHNQLVHVYSLHNAESGLAADYKKRLHCVRVRSEGQQFMLQTESARQCVQWIEAFQAATNVAMDLDVRPMPIQQTLPRRRRRRNAATTAAAAAATAANGGSVPEPDTPEGNAALVAAAERRDRERDRMLAEDQAAHHANTAIMS, translated from the exons ATGCCCTCGCTCTTttcgacgcgccgctccgAGTCGCCGGCACCAGGATCACGCATCACTCGTGAAAGACGCGCTTCAAGACGTGAATCGTCCACCAGcgtcgacacggtcgacTTTCAGAGCAGACTCCGCAACCTCATCGGCGAAGGAGGCAGCAAGAACCTCTTCCGCAAGCGCTCGAGCGACCTGCTGCGCGCGTCTTCTCCATCAGCCAACAGCATGCGTTCAATGTCGCGCGGTAGCACCCGCACAGCCGTCTTCTCAGAAACCGACATGGAGGCTTCTGACGCAgagacggacgaggcggtggcgaccTCGCCAGGAGCGGGaccgacaacaacgacgcgCATCAAGATCCCCCTGTCGCAGGACCCAGAGGAGGCCATGGCTGCAGCATTCGTGATGGGCCCCGCCTCGCTTGCACCGTTCTTGGAAACCGAAGCCCCAGCACGGGCATCGACTGACGAGACGGCCAAGGAGAAGACAGAAGAGCCGGCTCCCGCAGTGCGCCCCGCGTACGCAGCATCCATCATCTCTCAGGATGGACGGCGGCCAtccacggccaccacggcCTCGTTCGTGTCCACGTCTGAAGGACTCCCGCGTCACCCTTCCAAGGCGTCGCTCGTGCTCCAGTCACCGCCTATGCCTCTTCCGATCGCCAACCTTCCGATGCTCACGCCAATCTCTACACAACCGCCAGAATGGGGTACTCTTGCTCGCGAAGGTGGCCCCAAGTCGCCTGCCCTGTCCCGCGCAAACTCTCGCTCTTCGCTCCACGGCGTCTTCCCCTTCTTCACTCCCATGACTTCGAGCCCGACCACTGCCACGAGTCGCCCGACCCCGAGTCGCGAGCTGACCGACAAGGAGATCCGAAAAGCAACCCGCGCAATG CCTGTCATGATGCGCATGCCCACGTCGcgtggcgatgacgacgacgaagacgatggcggcgatgcagaggaggatgacgaggacgacgcggacACCTCGTCACAGGACAGTCCCCCCCTTCCAGCCCAGGAAGACGACCACATCTCCTTCACagccaagggcaaggcacCAGCAGCCGGGACCATGACACCAGTTGCCGAAG AGACACCTGGATCCTCGACACCGTCGAGCATTGCCGATCGCCGGCATACGCAGCCCATGACCGTGGACGAGATTCGGGCCGCAGCTGCCTCGAGCAACCTTGTCCTCGGATCGACCTCTGCAAAGTCGGTGTGGAACCTCGCAACGCCACGTCCAGActactcggcctcggccggcgAGTGGGCCACGTTTGCCGAGTCGCCATTGAAGACGGccaccatctcgtcgtccgaggCCGTTGGCGCGGCCAATGCTCGCATTCCGGGCTACTTTGACTCGTTTGTTGCGTCAAGCAGCCGGACCCCGACCGAGTCTGCGGTCGAAGCGACCCCTCGTGCTTCGGACCTTCAGCGGCCCGTGGCCACTCCTCGCAAGCGAAGCGGAGGCGGCCAGGTCCGACCCGCTCGCTCAGACCCAGCGCTTCGCTCGAGccccgtcgaggaggaggaggacagcgaAGCCTCCTCGGATGTGACctctgacgacgaggctTCGGGCTCTGCCTCTGGCTCATCCACTGCTGCTCACTCGCCTTCTGCGACCCCGACCACCCCCGAAACCACCACTGCTGCGGCCCGGCCCTCGTTCTACACGCGCCCGTCGCAGTCCATGGTCAACCTGTCTCACCGGCAGCCGGCCAGTGAGCGGCCGGAATCGACGGTCAGCCATGACGAGGAGGCTTCGGGCATCTCGGTGACGTCGTCCCCACCCGAGTCGGTGATCTACACACCTCCTACGCCGAACGCTCCCCTCCGCGGCCAGTCTGCGCCCCCTCCTCTCAAGCGCAGATCGTCGCTCGAGGATGTGCCTCCACCAAAGTACCAGCCCTTGGCCTTTTACGACGGACCGGTTCCCAAGCCCCGTGAAGAagagggccgcgagcgcctgccTCCGTACTGGTGCGGCGTGCACATCGAGGGCACTCTGGCACGCAAGATGGAGTTCAACGCCCCTGGTGTCCAGGCCAAGGACCGCTCGTGGAAGAAGCACTACTTTGTGCTCCACGGTACGGCGCTTTACGTGTACAAATTTGATCCGACAAAGGTGCCtctgcgcgcgggcgaggtctACTTGACGGCTTCgaccgacgaggtggagTCGAACCTCCACGTGCACCTCCCGCCTGACCGCGTACTCCAGGAGCGCCGGGCGTCCATGAGCACGActtcgccgacgacggcaacgtcGCCCGGACGTACTGCCAGCCCCGGTGGTCGCCgcggcaccagcaccagcatcGACTCGACGCTGGCGCGTGGTGTTGCGCTTCAGGCTCGCCGCCTCACCAACGGTTCCCAGACTCGACCCAGCACCGAGTCTGACGGccccgacgccaaggacatTCACCTCTTCACGCACAAGAATCGCCGCCAGTCGTCTGGAGCCGAGTctgtggcgtcgtcgaccgcgtctGCGCCGATCGCCGCGCACCTGCCATTTGCGCACAACCAGCTCGTGCACGTGTACTCACTTCACAATGCCGAGAGTGGTCTTGCTGCCGACTACAAGAAGCGCTTGCACTGCGTCCGTGTTCGTTCCGAGGGCCAGCAGTTTATGCTGCAGACCGAGTCGGCTCGGCAGTGTGTGCAGTGGATCGAGGCTTTCCAGGCGGCGACCAACGTGGCAATGGACCTTGACGTGCGGCCGATGCCGATCCAGCAGacgctgcctcgtcgccgccgtcgcaggaacgccgcgacgactgccgctgctgcagctgcgaCTGCCGCCAACGGCGGTTCTGTCCCGGAGCCCGACACGCCGGAAGGCAACGCCGCCCTTGTGGCAGCAGCCGAacgccgcgaccgcgagcgaGACCGGATGCTTGCCGAAGACCAGGCGGCGCATCACGCCAACACGGCCATCATGTCGTAG
- the LAC12_14 gene encoding Lactose permease: protein MGANHLLEVPNNTNPLWWKDPGMRQNVLHCIGCCLCVFYIGYDQSLLSALQGVPQWKEYFNNPKGPWLGLIAASLFFPALVTVFVSSWISQRFGRRPAIWVGATLIVAGALLNGLAKNTGQFIGGRAMLGAGGAMTKVCAAPLLNEIVHPRLRERMAASYYGWYFIGSTISSLLCLGGLYIKGEWGWRMPCIFQAFVPFLVILISWLAPESPRYLIGIGKHELALATLAKYHANGDKQDPMVQLEFNEIVVAIESEGDEKQTSYMDLIKTPAGRRRTLMVVLIAFGTNWMGNALIAYYLTPVLVSVGIDKPVQTCALNAGLAMWNFVVCQAAATQMGKINRRVAFFTSHAGMIACLAIVAGFSATFQKDRVKNKNWGLASVPFLFIFYGFYDIAWQILQFAYPTEILPFRVRTKGLALFTFCQVLANSFNQFVNPIALDAIKWKYYIVYIGINILYVIYFYFNMIDSHGLPLEEVTLLYEYPRKDARTMARAEMDKRIRAEELRQRGGKGSINDEKNDEDVRVERV from the exons ATGGGCGCGAACCACCTTCTCGAAGTACCAA ACAACACCAACCCGTTATGGTGGAAGGACCCGGGCATGCGCCAGAACGTGCTCCACTGCATCGGCTGCTGCCTGTGCGTCTTCTATATCGGCTACGACCAGTCgctgctctcggcgctcCAGGGCGTGCCCCAGTGGAAGGAGTACTTCAACAACCCCAAGGGCCCGTGGCTGGGCCTcatcgccgcgtcgctcTTCTTCCCCGCCCTCGTGACGGTGTTTGTCTCGTCGTGGATCTCGCAGCGcttcggccgccgccccgccatctgggtcggcgcgacgctcatcgtcgccggTGCCCTGCTCAACGGCCTCGCGAAGAACACGGGCCAGTTCATCGGCGGCCGTGCCATGCTCGGAGCCGGCGGTGCCATGACCAAGGTCtgtgccgcgccgctgcttAACGAGATCGTCCACCCCCGCCTCCGTGAGCGCATGGCCGCGAGCTACTACGGCTGGTACTTTATCGGCTCGACCATCTCGTCCCTCCTCTGCCTGGGCGGTCTCTACATCAAGGGCGAGTGGGGATGGCGCATGCCATGCAT TTTCCAGGCCTTTGTCCCGTTCCTTGTCATCCTCATTTCGTGGCTCGCCCCCGAGTCGCCCCGTTACctcatcggcatcggcaagcatgagctcgcgctcgccacgctGGCAAAGTAccacgccaacggcgacaaGCAGGACCCGATGGTGCAGCTGGAGTTTAACGAAATTGTCGTGGCGATCGAATCGGAGGGCGACGAAAAACAGACCTCGTACATGGACCTCATCAAGACACCtgccggccgccgtcgcaccCTCATGGTCGTGCTTATCGCCTTCGGTACCAACTGGATGGGTAATGCGCTCATTGCGTACTACCTCACGCCCGTGCTTGTGTCGGTTGGCATCGACAAGCCCGTCCAGACCTGCGCCCTcaacgccggcctcgccatgTGGAACTTTGTCGTCTGCCAGGCCGCTGCCACCCAGATGGGCAAGATCaaccgccgcgtcgccttCTTTACGTCCCACGCCGGCATGATCGCGTGTCTCGCCATTGTGGCGGGCTTTTCCGCCACTTTCCAGAAGGACAGGGTCAAGAACAAGAACTGGGGTCTCGCCTCCGTCCCCTTCCTCTTCATCTTCTACGGCTTCTACGACATTGCATGGCAGATCCTCCAATTCGCCTATCCTACAGAGATTCTCCC ATTCCGCGTGAGGACGAAGGGCCTTGCCCTTTTCACCTTCTGCCAGGTTTTGGCCAACTCCTTCAATCAATTCGTCAACCCTATCGCCCTGGACGCGATCAAATGGAAGTACTACATCGTCTACATCGGTATCAACATCCTCTACGTGATCTACTTCTACTTCAACATGATTGACAGCCACGGTCTGCCCCTCGAGGAGGTGACCCTCCTTTACGAGTACCCCCGCAAGGACGCCCGTACCATGGCCCGTGCGGAGATGGACAAGCGcatccgcgccgaggagcttcGCCAGCGTGGTGGCAAGGGTTCTATCAACGATGAGAagaacgacgaggacgttCGTGTGGAGCGTGTTTAG
- the ZRT2 gene encoding Zinc-regulated transporter 2, producing MSAPAIAAAFHAAVTQLDDAAPADPCAASFSESHWGLRIASVFIILVTSLFGTLLPIFLRNSSFVPRWAFEFAKFFGSGVIIATAFIHLLAPAFQELGSPCLTGAWQEYTFAPAIAMISVLFMFFAEVAAYRLGTKRLLRLGVAYSTHAEDATDAHAHSHRHDPPLDVDTSGPESQAHVHPSISHTHADEHGESAHSHAVALAEKGRKDTESASSHSDLEHAPSSAEATAQLIAVAVLEFGVMLHSIIIGLTLAVSDEFVVLFIVIIFHQMFEGLGLGSRLSALSLPKKFNSSRYVAAIIYAICTPVGIAVGLGIRQTYNGNGVAANIVSGILDAISAGILLYTGLVELLAHEILLNPRMMKSSDGKLTYVFLCICAGAGLMALLGRWA from the exons atGTCCGCCCCCGCCATCGCTGCTGCGTTCCACGCGGCCGTCacgcagctcgacgacgccgcgcccgccgacccGTGCGCTGCGTCCTTTAGCGAGAGCCACTGGGGGCTGCGTATCGCGTCCGTGTTCATCATTCTT GTCACATCGCTCTTCGGCACGCTCCTCCCGATCTTCCTGCGCAACTCGTCGTTCGTCCCGCGCTGGGCGTTCGAGTTTGCCAAGTTCTTCGGCTCGGGCGTGATCATCGCGACGGCGTTCATCCACCTGCTCGCGCCCGCATTCCAGGAGCTCGGCTCGCCATGCCTCACGGGCGCATGGCAGGAGTACACGTTCGCGCCGGCGATCGCCATGATCTCGGTGCTGTTCATGTTcttcgccgaggtcgcggccTACCGGCTGGGCACAAagcgcctgctgcgcctcggcgtcgcgtaCTCGACCCACGCGGAggacgcgaccgacgcgcacgcccacTCGCACCGCCACGACCCGCCGCTTGACGTCGACACGTCGGGTCCCGAGTCGCAGGCGCACGTCCACCCCTCCATCTCGCacacgcacgccgacgagcacggcgagagCGCACACTCGCACGCTgttgcgctcgccgagaaggGCCGCAAGGACACGgagagcgcgtcgtcgcatTCTGatctcgagcacgcgccgtcgagcgccgaggccaccgcgcagctcatcgccgtcgcggtGCTCGAGTTTGGCGTCATGCTGCACTCGATCATCATCGGCCTGACGCTTGCCGTGTCGGACGAGTTTGTCGTCCTCTTCATCGTCATCATCTTCCACCAGATGTTCGAGGGTCTCGGTCTCGGCTCGCGTCTCTCGGCGCTTAGCCTGCCCAAGAAGTTCAACTCGTCGCGCTACGTCGCGGCCATCATCTACGCCATCTGCACCCCCGTCGGTAttgccgtcggcctcggtaTCCGCCAGACGTacaacggcaacggcgtcgccgccaacatTGTTTCCGgcatcctcgacgccattTCCGCCGGCATCCTGCTCTAcaccggcctcgtcgagctcctcgcccacgagATCCTCCTCAACCCCAGAATGATGAAGAGCTCGGACGGCAAGCTCACCTACGTCTTCCTGTGTATctgcgccggtgccggcctcatggccctcctcggccgctggGCATAG
- the CND00610 gene encoding NAD(P)H-hydrate epimerase yields the protein MSIRYIGQKLAQHIDDELMSASGAFSLDQLMELAGLSCAQALACAYPPTSHRRVLVCCGPGNQGGDGLVAARHLHHFAYTPTIYYPKPGAKEIYQRLVKQARNLDIAVLGPDADFGQALAGADVVLDAIFGFSFQPPVRAPFDKVLDLLAAAPTPIVSVDIPSGWGVEAGRQPLYASDPSAPDGKGRAVATLDPEVLVSLTAPKEGVREFKGRHYLGGRFVPDALAAKYELNLPTYPGTDQVVELDPGQGPKL from the exons ATGAGCATCCGGTACATTGGCCAAAAGCTAGCCCAgcacatcgacgacgagctcatgtcggcgtcgggcgcctTCAGCCTGGACCAG CTGATGGAGCTCGCAGGCCTGTCgtgcgcgcaggcgctggcCTGCGCGTACCCTCCCACCTCACACCGCCGCGTGCTGGTCTGCTGCGGGCCAGGTAACCAGGGCGGGGACGGGctggtcgccgcgcgccacctGCACCACTTTGCATACACGCCGACGATCTACTACCCCAAGCCGGGCGCCAAGGAGATCTACCAGCGCCTGGTGAAGCAGGCGCGCAACCTGGACATTGCCGTGCTTgggcccgacgccgactttggccaggcgctcgccggcgcagaCGTAGTGCTGGACGCGATCTTCG GATTCAGCTTCCAGCCGCCGGTGCGGGCGCCGTTCGACAAGGTACTGGacctgctggctgctgcgccgacgccgatcgTCAGCGTCGACATCCCATCCGGATggggcgtcgaggccggccgcCAGCCGCTGTATGCGTCTGACCCCTCGGCACCGGACGGAAAGGGCCGCGCGGTCGCGACGCTTGATCCCGAGGTACTCGTCAGCCTCACGGCGCCAAAGGAGGGCGTCAGGGAGTTCAAGGGCCGGCACTACCTGGGTGGCCGCTTCGTCCCAGA CGCGCTTGCAGCAAAGTACGAGCTCAACCTCCCGACATACCCCGGCACGgaccaggtcgtcgagctcgaccccggCCAAGGCCCCAAGCTCTAA
- the RINT1 gene encoding RAD50-interacting protein 1 codes for MTTIAGPSTPSSAHATTPAALSARIRSLAAPVYTSRVEAEVKAYLDAAYPDLASLTGAAPAQVEKKHRRGGGGSYSASSSRPSTPVQAAKKRTLDEDIAHWTSAAASAGQRLADAEAALPGAIGQARAALESLQTAAQDLALERYRQSDESAALLAQLSSSAPLDDDEEGGERAPTLLEQVEGMEAGLGRTRAALAWSRVLERILRLRDAVLDPAHHTPSALAALPHYRALSDAIVAVEKVLPPGMALLGTLADVRADAWAQLKRVLSDTLLAAAEPLGWPRRVDYASVPADKRRAFERAYSELLHLQAEGESLHATLERSPSWTSGDGLYPIQALTEPITLRFKYHFQGSRSTNRVDKPEWAFANIQDAVYEHAGFIADYLQPLTAREYPKVDVTCELTMLLFPTLLAFLRTRIPHLLSHPALLAHTVYQTVMFDDAVRENGFELARTSVYAGAEAEWEGLAGVILREHDWFEQWLEGERKFAETSLNDIISAPNAWAIAVDEDEDEDDGEAALPSTESARKVKALIEGITDRYAPLPAQEYRVAFLRTIQLPTLAAYHSRLDGSLNAFETLSSAFVRAVPGALGGARPTPDSRVTVGTAGLERLIKAHVSAEYLVAALRSWSNDVLFAEMSADLAGDAAAPSVWDPTAQRYSDLRARAEDMMVRLITSEVESDLKQHLTRRWDVGADGALEDSGPDSSLVAALAGYTSLLSALRVLPRTPAARVYRRVSAHLVNHIAQRAVYAGWSKFTAAGGRALLSEVDDWRHAAAAGVARITPPIPTDVPWNRLYEMATLLALPSESEAEADTPTFAQAMAAAWSGGAALDSLRERTGVHELSEDELQAVLRRRLECWR; via the exons ATGACGACAATAGCGGGcccctcgaccccgtcgagcgcgcacgcgacgacgcccgccgcgcttTCCGCGCGCatccgctcgctcgcggcgccggtcTACACAAGCCGCGTAGAAGCAGAGGTCAAGGCGTATCTCGACGCGGCGTACCCGGACCTCGCGAGCCTGACTGGCGCTGCGCCAGCCCAGGTGGAGAAGAagcaccggcgcggcggcggcgggtcgtACTCTGCGTCGTCTTCGCGCCCTTCCACTCCCGTACAGGCAGCTAAGAAACGCACGCTAGACGAGGACATTGCGCACTGGACGTctgcggccgcgagcgcgggccagcgcctcgcggacGCGGAGGCTGCGTTGCCTGGCGCTATTGgccaggcgcgcgccgctctgGAAAGCTTGCAGACCGCAGCGCAGGACCTCGCATTGGAGCGATATCGCCAGAGTGACgagagcgcggcgctgctcgctcagcttagctcctcggcgccgcttgacgacgacgaggaaggcggcgagcgtgcgccgACGCTGCTTGAGCAGGTGGAGGGCATGGAGGCTGGTCTTGGGCGCACGCGTGCCGCGCTCGCATGGAGCCGCGTGCTGGAGCGTATCCTCCGACTACG cgacgccgtgctcgaccccgcgcaCCACACCccgtcggcgctcgctgcgctgccgcACTACCGCGCGCTGAGCGACGCGATCGTCGCGGTCGAGAAGGTCCTCCCGCCCGGGATGGCGCTGCTGGGCACGCtggccgacgtgcgcgccgacgcgtgGGCGCAGCTCAAGCGCGTGCTCTCCGacacgctgctcgccgccgcggagccGCTCGGCTGGCCCAGGAGGGTGGACTACGCGTCCGTACCCGCCGACAAGCGGCGCGCGTTTGAGCGCGCGTATAGCGAGCTGCTCCACCtccaggccgagggcgagagccTGCATGCCACGCTGgagcgctcgccgtcgtggaCGTCGGGCGACGGCCTGTACCCGATCCAGGCGCTCACAGAGCCCATCACCCTGCGGTTCAAGTACCACTTCCAGgggtcgcgctcgaccaaCCGCGTCGACAAGCCCGAGTGGGCGTTCGCCAACATCCAAGACGCGGTGTACGAGCACGCGGGCTTCATCGCAGACTACCTCCAGCCGCTGACGGCTCGCGAGTACCCCAAGGTCGACGTGACGTGCGAGCTCACGATGCTCCTCTTTCCGACGCTGCTTGCGTTCCTCCGCACCCGCATTCCCCACCTGCTGTCCCAccccgcgctgctcgcgcacacAGTCTACCAGACAGTCATgttcgacgacgccgtgcgcgagaacggcttcgagctcgcccgCACGAGCGTGTACGCCGGCGCTGAGGCCGAGTGGGAGGGCCTCGCGGGGGTCATtctgcgcgagcacgacTGGTTCGAGCAGTGGCTTGAGGGCGAGAGAAAGTTTGCCGAGACGTCGCTCAACGACATTATTTCGGCGCCGAACGCGTGGGCTAttgcggtcgacgaggacgaggacgaggacgacggcgaggccgcgctgccgtctaccgagtcggcgcgcaaggtcaaggcgcTCATCGAGGGGATTACGGACCGCTACGCGCCTCTCCCAGCACAGGAATACCgcgtcgccttcctccgcACGATCCAGCTGCCCACCCTCGCAGCGTACCACTCGCGCCTGGACGGCTCTCTCAACGCCTTCGAGACGCTCAGCTCGGCGTtcgtgcgcgccgtccccggcgcgctgggcggcgcaaGGCCCACCCCCGACTCGCGGGTCACGGTCGGCACGGCTGGGCTGGAGCGCCTGATCAAGGCGCACGTGAGCGCAGAGTACCTCGTCGCAGCGCTTCGCTCGTGGTCCAACGACGTGCTGTTCGCGGAAATGTCggccgaccttgccggcgacgctgccgcaCCGTCAGTATGGGACCCTACGGCACAGCGATACTCTGACCtccgcgcacgcgccgaggatATGATGGTGCGCCTCATCACCTCGGAAGTCGAGTCAGACCTCAAGCAGCACCTCACGCGGCGGTgggacgtcggcgcggacggcgcgctAGAGGACTCGGGGCCAGACTCGTCCCTCGTCGCAGCGCTGGCAGGCTAcacgtcgctgctgtcggcgctgcgcgtgctccCCCGCACGCCAGCCGCACGCGTGTACCGCCGCGTGTCGGCCCACCTGGTCAACCATATCGCCCAGCGCGCAGTCTACGCCGGCTGGTCCAAGTTCACcgctgcgggcgggcgcgcgctaCTGTCGGAAGTCGACGActggcggcacgcggcggcggcaggcgtcgcgcgcatcaCCCCGCCCATTCCGACTGATGTGCCGTGGAACAGGCTGTACGAGATGGCGACCTTGCTCGCCCTGCCCTCCGAGTCAGAGGCGGaggccgacacgccgacgtTCGCGCaggccatggcggcggcttggAGCGGAGGCGCAGCGCTCGACAGCCTGCGTGAGCGCACGGGCGTGCACGAGCTGTCAGAGGACGAGCTGCAGGCCGTGCTGAGACGCCGGCTCGAGTGCTGGAGATGA
- the aurT gene encoding Rubrofusarin-specific efflux pump aurT: MADAHSDKTAAMDPASSSKVDLKAGSGQSSPAASVHSASAPTPKSRSSKRDASGSSTPRENNHLVVDEMPAWRFWAIFVGILMSIFLFSLDQLIVATAIPKITAEFNSLTQLSWLASGFFLPLLGLNLIYSQWLEIFPSKVVIMFAVFIFEVGSLVCGVAPNMVVLILGRAIAGAGAAGIFSGGIIIIAEISPLHKRPQHLALIGVCFAIASVLGPLVGGAFSDHVSWRWCFYINLPLGGVALAQLLFFLPMKPPLGRRDSWTGWNKGMILQVLKCDWMGAAISMAWAVCLILALQWGGVTKKWNDGSVIACLVLTGVLPFVFFLWEWWIGPERQMFKIHLIFRRTVFGASLTLFMIFAVFMIDVYYLSVNLQAVYHFSATAAGVRLLPLIMVQIFFLILSSRIIPRIGYFKPIVVAGPAFLAIGSGLLYTIRYGHPIARLYGFQVILAVGIGLALQNSMLGVQIELKGEPQFVSAGMGMCTFVGFAGRIIGISLGGSVFENMIQRNLRTHVPQLPAQLVLAVVNDATAVWKLPEALQQPVLVQYQDTLSVVYIIGVPFAILGFFAALVMKNDKLPSKAETQAQNAAAKERAAAKAAEAKGDIEAAAGAEKE, translated from the exons ATGGCCGACGCGCACAGCGACAAAACGGCCGCCATGGACCCAGCAAGCAGCTCCAAGGTCGACCTCAAGGCAGGCAGCGGGCAGAgcagccccgccgcctcggtccaCTCGGCttccgcgccgacgcccaaGAGCCGCTCGTCGAAACGcgacgccagcggcagcagcacgccgcgcgagaACAACCACctcgtggtcgacgagatgCCCGCGTGGCGCTTCTGGGCCATCTTCGTCGGTATCCTCATGTCCATCTTTTTGTTctcgctcgaccagctcatCGTCGCGACTGCCATCCCGAAAATTACCGCCGAGTTCAACTCGCTCACCCAGCTCAGCTGGCTCGCGTCTGGTTTCTT cctccccctcctcggcctcaacctCATCTACTCGCAATGGCTTGAGATCTTCCCCTCGAAAGTAGTCATCATGTTCGCCGTCTTCATCTTCGAAgtcggctcgctcgtctGCGGCGTGGCCCCCAACATGGTCGTGCTCATCCTCGGGCGTGCGAttgccggcgcgggcgccgcaGGCATCTTCTCCggcggcatcatcatcattgCGGAGATCAGCCCGCTCCACAAGCGCCCccagcacctcgccctcatcgGCGTGTGCTTTGCCATCGCGTCGGTGCTTGGGCCGCTGGTGGGTGGCGCTTTCTCGGACCATGTGTCGTGGCGCTGGTGCTTCTACATTAACC TtcccctcggcggcgtcgccctcgcccagctcctcttcttcctccccaTGAAGCCGccccttggccgccgcgactCATGGACGGGATGGAACAAGGGCATGATCCTCCAGGTGCTCAAGTGCGACTGGATGGGTGCGGCAATCTCCATGGCCTGGGCCGTGtgcctcatcctcgccctccagTGGGGCGGCGTGACCAAGAAGTGGAACGACGGGTCGGTCATCGCctgcctcgtcctcaccgGCGTGCTCCCCttcgtcttcttcctctgGGAGTGGTGGATCGGCCCCGAGCGCCAGATGTTCAAGATCCACCTCATCTTCCGCCGCACCGTGTTCGGTGCGAGCCTCACGCTCTTCATGATCTTTGCCGTCTTCATGATCGACGTCTACTACCTGTCCGTCAACCTGCAGGCAGTGTACCACTTCAGCGCGACCGCTGCCGGTGTGCGCCTGCTGCCCCTCATCATGGTGCAGATCTTCTTCCTCATCCTTTCGTCGCGCATCATCCCCAGGATCGGCTACTTCAAGCCGATCGTGGTCGCTGGCCCTGCGTTCCTGGCCATCGGCTCGGGCCTGCTGTATACGATCCGCTATGGCCACCCCATCGCGCGCCTGTACGGCTTCCAGGTGATCCTCGCGGTCGGTATCGGTCTGGCGCTCCAGAACTCGATGCTCGGCGTCCAGAtcgagctcaagggcgagCCCCAGTTCGTCTCGGCCGGCATGGGCATGTGTACGTTTGTCGGCTTTGCAGGCCGTATCATCGGCATCTCGCTCGGCGGCTCAGTGTTTGAGAACATGATCCAGCGCAACCTCCGCACCCACGTCCCCCAGCtccccgcgcagctcgtcctcgctgtcgtcaaCGACGCTACGGCTGTCTGGAAGCTGCCCGAGGCGCTGCAGCAGCCCGTGCTTGTGCAGTACCAGGACACGCTCTCCGTCGTATACATCATTGGTGTCCCGTTCGCCATCCTCGGCTTCTTTGCTGCGCTTGTCATGAAGAATGACAAGCTGCCGAGCAAGGCCGAGACGCAGGCGCAGaacgcggccgccaaggagcgcgccgctgccaaggctgccgaggccaagggcgacattgaggctgccgctggcgcagAGAAGGAGTAG